AAAACAGAATCCAAGCAATATATGCCAGTGTAATTATATCTATAGCCGAAAGTAATGGTTTAGATTTGCTTGTCATATATTCTATAGGTTTTATATGGGATAGCATCCAGCATCTCCGCTACTCTGATCATCATAGTATTGTTCTCCAGAACCCATGAAAACTCACCCCTAAAAAACCCTTTAGGTAACCCATTTTTATATGAATAATAATAGAACAAAGTGTCGATCCCTCGCCCTTGATATTCTTTGATTAGCCCCATGGTTATTACTCTGGCACTGCCGATGTTCTTTTTGGCAAACAAAGCTTTGATAAGCGTAATTGGATTTACTTTTCCTTTCATCACTTGTAGCACTTCATTGTAGTTTGGCAAAGCCAAAGAGAAACCTGCCGGCTTACCATCTTTTTCGGCAATGAAGATTAGTTCTGGATCTGCCAAGGGCAGTAATTCTTCCACGATATGATCAAATTCTGCTTTCGTCATGGGCACGTTTCCCCAGTTGTATTCCCATGCTTTGGTGTATATTTCGAAGACAGTTTCAATATCCTTGCGCAGTTGTTTTTTATCTTTAGAAAGGCATCGAATTTGCACGCCAGCTCGTTTTTCTATAGCTGCTGCCAGGCGTTCCACCCGCTGAGGCATTTCTTTTCGCTCGCTTAAATAGGCATACAAATCCATTGTTTTTGTTAGCCCGCACTGTTCATATAGCTCTTGATAATAAGGTTTGGCATGGGGCATCATCACCATTGGTGGATCACTAAAGCCCTCGATTAGCAATCCTACTTCCTGATTCACCGAGAAGTTCATAGGACCTCGCATATCCTTGAAGCCCATTTGTCTGTTCCATTCTCCAGCTGCTTCAAATAGAAGTTTCGCTGCCCCTACATCGTTTGTACACTCAAAAAAACCAAAGAAACCAATATCCTCATTATGTTCTTTCTGATGCTGTGTATTGGTGTGAGCACTGATGCGTCCCACGGATTTGTTCCCTTCCATAAGTAAAAACAGTTGAACATCAGAATGTAGATAATAGGGATTCTTTTGCGCATCAAAGAACTTATACTGATCTTGGATTAGCGGCGGAACCCAAGCAGGATCGTTTTTGTACAGGTCAAAGGGTAGCATAATGAAGCTTCTAAGCTGTTTTTTACTACTTACTTTTTCTATCTTAAGCATCTTTTCCTCAGATTTCTCCCAACCTTTTTGATACAAAATAGTTTAACACCCCCATTAGCAAGGCATTAACAATAAGAATCGAATTGAAATATGTGGGCAGATGGGGTTTATACCAATCTGTTAGATAAAAGAAGAATTGAAAAAGAATCACCGGCAGAATTACAATGGTAAATTGAGCAAAGCGAATTTGTCGGAAGCGCACTACCAAGACCCATGCCAATACTACAGTGATAAACATTGGCAAAAAGGCAAAATAGGCAAAGAAACCCATGTATGTAAATATCCCTCTTCCACCCCTGAAATGGTGCGTAAAAGGCAAACAGTGCCCCATAAGCATCCCTATTCCATATATCAACATCAGATTGGGACTATATAATATGCTTATATCCATAATAGGCAACTGTTTATCTATCAATCGCAGAATGAATTCTATCAACAAAAGAAATAGGTAAGCCTTGCATAAATCCAACGCTGCCACCAATACGCCCATAGACTTACTAATATTCGTATAGATATTTTCCGTATCCGCCAAACCTGAGCCTACTTTATAGATGTTGAGAGCGCGAAAGCTTTTAGCAATGACGCGTGCAGAAGAGAATGACCCATAAAGATAGGCTATCAAGTAAATGACTACGGCTATTGGAACTATCATCTACTTTCTCCATAATTTCGTTCGCCAAAGATAGCGCTACCAATGCGTAGCATGTTTGCTCCTTCTTGAAGGGCTATTTCCCAATCGTGACTCATGCCCATTGACAGGTAATCAAAACCTTCCGGATAGTCTTTTTTTATCTTATCGAACAGCTCTTTAAGCTGCTTAAAATAAGGTCTGCTAATCTCCGGATTGGGATCCAGCTTGCCAATAGTCATTAAACCTCTTACTCTGATGGTTGAAAAAGAGGCTATCTTCCAGATTAATTTTTCTGCATTGGCAAAATTTACCCCGCTTTTTTGTTCTTCTGCGGTAGTATTTACTTGAACTAGAATATCTTGATTGCGGTTTGTGCGCCCCAATGCCCGATGGAGTTTTTCTGCCAAATACAGCGAATCTATACTCTGAATAAGCAAGGGTTCTAGCGAGAGCAACTGATTAATTTTATTGCTTTGCAGGTGTCCGATAAAGTGAAATCCGGCATATTTTTCTTTCACCATAGGCAGTTTTCGCATCGCCTCTTGCACCTTATTTTCGCCAATGTGCATCACACCGCTTTTTAAGGCAATATCTATCGCCTCTACGGGATGATTTTTTGTAACTGCTACCAAGGTGATATCTTCCTCGTTGCGTCCCAGTTCTGCTTTTAGAGCTTCAATTCTGGCTTTTATTGTTTGGATATTGGCTAAAATTCCCTTCAATTTAACTCCTATTTCATTAATAACATCTTACGTGTGAAAGTGCTTTGATTACTTTGTAAGCGGTAAAAATACAAACCACTGGCTAAGGCTTTGCCAAAATCGTCAGTTGCATCCCAGGCTATTGTATGATTTCCCGCCGCCATAAATCCCGATCTTAAGTTGCGCACTTTTTGTCCTTTCACATTAAATATATCCAAGCTAACGTTTTGAGCTCGTGCCAGTTCAAAGGCTATCGTGGTATTCGGGTTAAAGGGATTAGGGTAGTTTTGTTTGAGCCTATCTATTACGGGGGCATAAATGGCATCCTCATTATCCACATAGCCGGTAGCGGCAAAGGATGCCTGTCGATTTAGCGAGCCCCGATATGTAGTCCATGGCTCCAGCGAACTTTCCGGGCAACGAAGATTACTATACAAAATACCATTGGAATATCCTGCCACCAAACCATAATAGCCGTTAGAATCATAATCGACCAGTGTCGCGGGTGTTGCACTCAAAAAAGACGTAACAAAGGGATATCCGATCATAATACTGCCATCGTGATTGTAGATGTATACGCTATTCATATTGTTATGAAGAATAATCTCATATTGCAAATCACCGTCGATATCTGCAACCAAAGGTGGACAGTTGAATGCAGTGCCAATCTCCACCGGAAATCCCGGTATATCCGCTGAACTCTGCGTTACAGCCCACAACGTTCCAGAGGTGGATACTCCCACTAAGTCTAATGATCCATCTCTATTCAAATCGGCAATAATCATACCCCCAGAAATAGCATTGTCGATGTTTTTTTGAAACACTATCCCGCTACTATCTACCAGGTACAAATCGCTATTGGTACCCAATGCAAACTTGCCATTATCCAATATCACCGGACTTATTGTTACCGAAGCACCTAAATTGTGACTATACAATTCATTTACAAGCCCATCGGGACCTACAACGACTACGTCCCCTGCGGATGTACCCATAACAATTTGCATTGGCCCCTCGTTTGCAAGCTTGCCTACTGCCAATTCAGTTCGAACCATCGAGCTCAACTGAATTGGAAATCCCGCTATGCTATACCCTTGATTGTTAATTACGTGCAAGCTTCCATCTATTCCAGTGCATATCACTTCGCTATTGCCATCTCCATTTATATCCGCGATAACCGGACTAAATAGAACTTGAGTATTGGCATTATAGTTAAAGATCACATCTCCATTAAGATCCATAGCCAATACTTTCCCAGTGCGGCTAGTAGTCACAATATCTTCGCCTGCCACGTTGTCTATTTGCCCCAAAGCACTACTGGAAAATACATTTAAGGGCTCGGGAGGGCTTAGAACGCCCGTTTCTTCGCCATTGTTGTCTACTATGTGGACGTTACCAAGCACATCTACATACAGTATTTCGTTATTCCCGTCTTGATTAATATCTGTTACAATGGGAGCAGATTTTCCGCCATGATAAGTTTGCCAAGGAAAACGATCATCAAAAAGGGTAATTTCAAAGCTGGCATCGTAATACTTGATGCCCGTACTTAAGTTAGTTACAGGGTCTATAGATTCCAACGATAAACGAAGGTTGTACTCCCCAAAACTCAAGTCTTGCGGCAGATTAATATTGATTCCGATATTATCTGAGCTGAATTCTCCCGGCAAGAGATAGTTTATATAGATCCATTCCAATGTTTGGTCCAGCCCCTCAGGGATTGCTTCTATTTTCAATGTCACATCGTATGCTGTGCCCCAACCTTCAACATTATGAATGGTGGGAACAAGCCGGATTGTATCTCCTGGATTTATTGTTCCATCCAAGCCTGTGTCCTCAAACTCATAGCTTACCATTTCCAGCATCGGAATATCAAGATTAGGAAACTTAACTTCTACCGAAGGATCTCCAAAGAGAATAATCTCCATATAACACCATCGCATAACATCATTCGTGATGGCATTGCTCATATTTTGCAAACGAGAAAAACTCAGTGCCTCTCCAAATTTGCTAAAACCAGTTTGATACAAACCCAAAAAGTAATCTCTATCATAAAACTGGCTGGCACCGTTGATGCCTCCGGGCATATACCATCCATAGCGGGTGTTTCCTACAAAAGAAAACAATCCGCCCGCTTCTTTTACAAACTGCTCGGCTACAGATTCCGAATCTCCAGATGTGCGCTGATCGAATGCGGCCGGATAGCATCCCTGTGAATACAGGAAACCATACTCCGTATTTTGCAATTGTATAATACTACCACTGCCTTGCCCCATTAAACTAGTTTCATTGGCGTGTCCCATGTGATTCATCACATTTACACCGTCGTTTATGCTATTCCACACTGTTGTCGAGCTATAGGTGCCATCTCTTTGATACTGAGTGCTAAAATCATATTCCCCCGGAAGATATTGGGCTACATCGTCTTTGTAATCTCCACCCCAGGTAAGAGGATCGTTATTCAGGTTTTCTCCATAAAATATGGCTTTATTGTTACTATAGGAATTGTGCTCCACATAGTAACGTATTTTACGAAATATATTATTGAACTCAGTCTGAGTTTCAGCCGGAAATCGCCCAATATCGAGTTCGGCTATTAAATCTGTCTCATCCTGCGCTTCACCATAAATTGCGTTGCCGTTTGCGTTCCAATTGCCATCTAAAGCGCCAAAATAGAGATCAGACGGCATACGGTTATCCACTGTGCTGCCCACTCTGCCAAATACTCCTCGTTCCGGCACAACCTCGTCATCTCCGCCCATTATTACATACTCTAAAGGATTTTCGGCATCAATCCAGCTTAGATAGGCATCGATTATAAAGTTGCGAACCTTCTCGGCATTATCGGCTCCAGTATAATTTGAATAGATAAAATCGGTACTATAAATTGCGGTAGCTATCCCTTTTTCGGTACGCCAAGCAGCATATTCCTCAAACCAAGCCGTACGAGAACTACTGGTAATAATAATCATGCTTGTAGCATCAGCTGGATCGATGAACCTGCTTTGGTACCTACTTTTTGGTGCATTAGCGTATGAAGCGGCAATTTGGGGATTCTTAACCAAAGTTTCCAAGATTCGCAAGCTGCTGTTATGCTCGCTTACATATTGTGCCTGCATTTGTGCTGTTTTGACACTATCATCGGTATTGATTTTAAGCTCAAAGGATTCATAAGCCACCAATTCCTTCGTAATCGGATTGTAACGTAATGGAAAAACGTTAAACATGGCAATGGCATAGCCTCGATAATATTGTGTGCCTAAATACTCAAAATCTTTTGGGGGAAAAAACATATTCTGTTCATAAACCTCAGGATCGGCAACTGTTTGGCTATATGCTCTGCCCTGAGAAATGGGGACTTGATCTCTGGCAAAATCTACGCTAAATCCCTTACTCAAGTTACGGGTTTTCCCCCAATTGAGCGAGGCACCGGTATAAACCTCCCCATAGGGAAGTAAAACATTTAGCTTGTAATAGTGCAGCATAGGTTTGCCGGGTTCTATAAGCACAGAATAATCTTTATAGTTCTCTTCTCGTTGTTCTGGATTGGTTTGCACTTTGATCTGCAAAGCATTTGCCAGGCTCGCCAGGCATATAAGTGCTAGGGTAATAAACAAGTTACGTTTCATATATCTTCCATTTAAATCATTTCTTCGCTACAAGATTTCTTTAGCTATAATACAGAATCAGAAAGCTGCATATACGTCAAGAATAAATTGAAACTTCCCCTCACTTCTAAGTTTATGCCACAATTTATAAATCGCCCCCTTCGGTGCCAATGGATTTTTTTAAGTCCATGCGTAAATCCCCCACAAGCCTCTACCTTCGTAAGCTGGATCAACTATAACTTACGTTTGCTTCATCGGAAGATCATCGGGCAAAACAGGATGATATCGGCCGGAAACCAAGAGATGACTAACTTAATCTCTTGGGGGAATAACCCGAAAACTTCTAGCCTATGAAAGCACATCACTGCAGCAAAAAACTTGGGCATCACACTGATTGTCAAATTATCTAGTGCTATTTCTTTTCCTGCACTCTGCAGTATTATCAACTTATTATAGGAGGTATTTTGGGCATTCGTTCACCCAGCAAATAACGTTGTTTAAGCTTTTTGAGATCCGCATATTGCGAAACAAAAAGCCCTACAAGAGTTAAACCTAAGCCCAATATCGTACGGATGCCAATGCTATCTCCCAAAATTATGAAAGCCAAAACCACCGTAAAAACGGGGATCAGATTCGTAAATACGTTAGATTTTGCCACTCCTAAACTGCGGATAACATCCGTAAACAAGGCAAAGGCACCGATGGTGGCAAATAGCGACATGGCTACAATTGTGGATATGCCTCGTAAAGAATGAGTTACGGTAAAAAAATGGCGTCCCTCCAAGATAAGGAACATGGGTAGAAAATATACTGCTCCAAACATAGTTTGATAAGCTACAATGGTAAGGGTACTGTATTTTAGGGTTAATGGTCGCACCATAAGCCCATACCCAACTGCTCCAAAAATTGCCAAGACGAGAAACATGAGTCCGGTAATAGTAGCGCGTAATTCTCCGCCCCCAAAACTCATAATGGCTACCCCCAAGCACGATATAATAACGCCAAAAATAACATACACACTAAGGCGTTCTCTTAGTAGTAACCAGGCACCAATGGCAGCAAAAATTGGTATAGTGGCTATAATAATGCTGCCCATCGAGCTGGAAACATACATCATGCCGTTAGCCTCTCCGTTGAAATATAAAAAAGGCTCAAAGAAAGCAACTATCATCATGCGCCAAATATCTTCCCTGTGCATCTTTTGCCAATGCTTACTTATTACCATAACGCCAAATAGCAGAATTGAGGCTAAAAATAGGCGCAAAAATATCACTTCATAGGGCATATACGTTTCATAGGCTATTTTGTACCACACAAAAGTGATTGCCCAACAGAACATTGCTCCAATGGCACGCAGATAGGTAATCCAAAGCTTCATCTATATAAATTCCGTTACTTCGCCATTGGGAATGCGCTTAAGTGTGCCATTATCATTGATATCCCGGCAAACTCCAGCTTCAATTTCTCCACTATCGGTATATCCTCTCATCTCCCAGAACCCAGGCACATAGTGATCCATAAGCTCAATTTTAATTAGACTTTTGGCTGATTTGTAGCCCCAAAGATAGGGTATAAGGGCGCGAATGGGTCCGCCGTAATCTTCATTCAGTAGCTCGCCGTCAAACGCCCAAGCTATTAAGGATTTTTCTTTGATTGCCTCTGCAATTGGAATAGATGTATCGTAAATTCCGCCAACCGACCAAAAGCGCAAATAACGGCAATCCCGCTGCATTATAACCTGTTTTAGTAAGCGGTGTATTCTAATTCCTGTCCAGGTTCCAAAAACCGACCAGCGGGTAACACTTGTAAGCCTGGCATCTACTGTATCTGCGCTCATATCTTGTAAATCTTGCCAGCTAAATATTGTGGGTTTATCGCACAATCCGGTAACTTCTAATTGCCAAGATTCTCTTTCCAATGCTCCAGGATGTCCTTCAGCCCAAAATATGGGAGTATTCATAGCGGCTAGTTTATTCATACCTATCTCCTATGTGTTCAATAATATCGGTAGGCAAAACTGTGAAGCTGCTGCGTGTTTCACATAGTTTAACAGCCGTTTTGCCAATTAATAAAGACGCTGTACATACAGCATGACTTAAAAAAGCGCCCTGAGCGGCAAAAGAGGCTATTAAGCCGGCTAAGATGTCTCCACTTCCCCCTGTGGCAAGAGCGTCATTACCCGCACACACAATGTGGGTTTCTTCTTTGCTGACATATATGCTGCTGTGTCCCTTTAGAAAAATTGAACAGCCCAATGTGGATTGTAGTTTGCTTACAGCAGAGATCAGATCTGCATCCAGTTTTTTTAAACTGATGCCGGCTATCCGGCAGAACTCCGCTTTATGGGGAGTAAGCACCATCTTGCGCTTATGAGCGCCATCCGGAAACCCGGGATTCTGTGCCAGAAGCGTAATGGCATCTGCATCGATCACTGTAGGTTTTTTGCTGTGCTTCAATACTATCTGCAACAAGCGCAGAGCATATTCATCAAGCCCCATCCCACAGCCTATGCAGATTGCATCTGCTTTAGCCAGAATTTCCATAATTACGGCTTCATCCGGTAATCCCTTTGCATCTTCGGGAATGGCAAAATTCATAATCTCGTCTGCTTTGTCGGCATAGTAAGGCAAGATTTCTTTGCGTGTATAAAGATATACTAACCCCGCTCCTCCGCGCAATGCAGATAGTGCCGCAAGCCTTGCACTGCCTGTATAGCCCAAGCTGCCGCCAAAAATTACCACTCGCCCAAATGTGCCTTTATGAGCATCTACGGGACGCTGAGGCAAATCTAGATCGTTGTATAAAAATGATTTCACTCTACTTTTATATTGAACCGGAATGCCGATGGGAACCATCAGTAACTCTCCACAATTAAGCCGTCCATTTTGCAAAAGGTGTCCGTACTTTAATTCTTCAATAACGATGGTGTAGTCCATTTTAAGACACTCACCATTCCCGGTATCGGCACATAAACCGGAAGGAATATCGATGGCAACCTTACAGGCTTGCAAAGTATTAAGCACGCTGAATAAATATGAAATGTGTTTCGGCAGTATCCCCTTAAAGCCAATTCCAAATACTGCGTCCACAATAAGCGAGATGCTACCGGTAAGCTGCCATAAAGCCGTTTCTGCAGAGTCATCGTCAAAAACTTCTAGGATAGGGATCTCCAGCTTTTCGCAAAGCTCGCGATTGAGCCTAGTTTCTTCGCTCATCTTACCATTTGCTAAGCTCATAATGAGCACATTTATGCCAAATGATAGTAAGTTTCTGGCTATCACATAACCATCACCACCATTATTGCCACTACCACAAAGGATAAGAGTGTTCATATCCAAATGCTGTTGGCAATTGTGAATGATTGCTTCAGCACAATGTGCACCGGCAGTTTCCATTAGGATTCGAGAAGGAATACCCAATTCTTTGATGGTTTGGGTATCCATGTTTTTCATTTCCTTGCTGTTTAGAATTCTTTGCATAATCACTTCTTGTAATGTTTGGCGTTATAAAGTCTTATTTCTATGGTTGTACCCTCATTTAAGGCACTTTCCACCACACGAATCTTACCTTGATGATATTCTTCAATGATGCGCTTGGCAAGGCTAAGCCCCAAGCCCCATCCTCTAGTTTTTGAAGTTACACCCGGGTCAAATACTTTTTTCCAATGACCTCTGGGAATTCCTTTGCCTTCATCGCGAATATGAACATATACAAAGGGATATTTTTGAGTTGCCGTAATAATAATGTTTCCACCTTTGCCAGACATAGCGTCTACACAGTTTTTGATCAGGTTTTCCAACGTCCATTTGATCAGCTCCACATCCATCATTACTTCAATATGCTCTATCTTGCTGATCAGGTGGATATCTATGCGAGAGCCTAAATGAGGCATGCGATTGCGAAAATACTCTACTATTTCATAAAGTATAGAATTAAGTTCCTTCGCCTCAAGCTTGGTTATGCTACCTACCTTCCCAAAACGGGAAGCAATGTTTCTTAGATGCTTCAGGTCTGCGCGCATAAAATCAAGTATTTGGGACATATCTGGGCGTTTTACTCCCTCTGCAGGGCTTTCAGCCATATAATCTATCCAGCCCATTAACGAAGTAATTGGCGTTCCGAATTGATGCGCCGTCTCTTTGGCTAAACTAACCCACAAGGTATCTTTTTCGCTCCGCTTCAATAAAAGTAAGCCATAACTGCCAAAAAAGACTACCATTAACGCCAAGAAAAGCTCCAGAATGATGATATAACGGATGTATGAGAGAGATTGTGGATTGGTAAAATAGATGTAGCCAAGCGAATCTGCTTCATTAGAAAGAGGAATCTCTTTCATCGAAGATTGCTGTGAAAGCAAAGAAAACTGGTCGTCTATATCAAGCTGATGAAATCGGGAAGATTCATCAATACCTACATTCCGCCAGTAAAGAGGCTCGCGGTTACGGTCTGTAACGATAATCTCGTAATCTATATTCCTGATAAACTGCTCAAAAGAGATAGGCTTACTATAAAAGGCATAGCCGGTTAGGCGCCCATCATCAACAAGCGGCGTCTGTATCATCGAACCAAGCAATTCGCCAAGCCGCAAGCGGGATTGATGCGAAAGATCTTCATATAGACTATCCGTGCTCACAGAAACATTCTTCCACACCAGAGGCATAAGGTTTTCATCGGTTACAATTATGGGAATGGGATTTTCCGACATAAACTCGGTTGAGATATAATCCCACAGTTGCTGTTGAAAATCTCGCTTAGCCGTGAATTGAAGGTATTTTGAGCTAACCTCAGTAAGCAACTGGGCATATTTCTCCGCAAGCCTGAGATAACCATCCGTGTAAGCAATATACTTGGCAAAAATACGGGGCACAAACTCCTGCTCTTGCTTTGCCTTCTGGATTAGAACCTGAGTATATAAGGCAAAAAACACAAATATGAATAGCGAACCCAAAACCAAGTATAATCTTAGTACGTGAAAGCGATTAGTGCGTTTTTGCTGATTCCCAGTGGAAATCGAGTTCCTCAAGACTTGCTTCATGGATTTCATCCTCGCTGTATTGCGCTTCTACATGACGAAATCGCCGGTAGAATTTGCGGGTTGTAGCCTTCAAAGCAGCTTCGGCATCAATTCCCAGCTTGCGTGCAAGATTAACTATACTAAATATATAATCTCCCAGTTCTTCTTCTATTGCTGCCCGGTCTTCTGCGGCAAGAGCTTCATGCAATTCTTCGTATTCTTCCTCAATCTTCGCCATCACCTGCTTCAGTTCTGGCCAGTCGAACCCTACAGATGCCGCTTTTTCTTGTATCCGTTGAGCTTGAATAAGTGCAGGAAGTGAGCGAGGGATACCGTCCAAAACGCTTTTTCGCTCTTTCTTTTCTTTCTTCTTGATGCGCTCCCAATTCATCTTTACACTTTCTGCATCCTCTACCTGTACATCACCAAATACATGGGGATGCCGGCGTACAAGTTTATCGCAAATAGCGCTCATTACATCTTCAATATCAAAGTTTCCTTCTTCGCTGGCTATCTGTGCTTGAAACACAATATGCAGCATCAAATCACCCAGTTCTTCCCTCAAGGCAGTGTAATCTTTGTCTTCTATAGCCTCCACTACTTCATATAGCTCCTCAATGAAGTTTGGAACAAGGGATTCCCGAGTTTGCTTGAAATCCCAAGGACATCCCCTTTCCGGATCCCTAAGAGAGGCAACTATCTCAACCAGACTTTGAAATTTACTCATATAATCTCACAATTTAGGTGCAATGCTGAATTCATTTTGCAAAGCTTTTATTCGATACACAGTAAACGTTTAAGGAAAGAAGGCTTACGTTGTGGAGTCTTGATCAATTCAGCATTCTCTTCCATGATCAGTGTACTCTTTTTGCCTTCTTTCAGATAGCCTTGGATGCTAAGTTTAGAACCGTCCAGCATGTGGATCTTTCCATCTATATTGAAATCACTTTCTGGCGCAGCAACCACTTGTACACCGGGCATAATGGTTAGGCTGGCATTCTTGTGCAGTTTCAGTTTTGCGCCTTTTTCCAAGATAACATCTTGTGCGATAACAGTATCGCCTTTTAGGGTAATCTTTCTCTTAATCACCGGCGGCAGTGTCTGTACCATTTTAAACAAGTTGCCCTCGCCGGCGGGAAGCTCAATTTGTACTTGATTATTGTGCGAGATTATTATGCTGTTATCATTGGGATCAAGAAAACCAACATAATCGCCAAATCGCCTCGAAACCTTTTTATCCAGCTCAATAACCAAAGTTTGCGGATCCGCTTGAGGGAAGTATTCATCATAAAGATCGGAATGCACATACCTTTCCAGAGTGTGTTTGCCCGGTTTAAAGTAGTTTCCGCGCCTGTTCACGATCATCAGATAAGGATTCTCATCCCCATCGCTATAAAAACCGCATTGTACATACCCATCATAGGGAGCATCTGATTGGGGCAGCACCTGAAGTTTCTTGATAAACGTGGCTTTAGGAATGCCACTATTATGGGCTGTTGTCATGATCCTCTGTGCGTCCAACCACTCCAAATCACGAATAATTTTGCCGTATTTATACACCTTAAAATTGGTGTGCATGTGAGCGTTCCAAGTATGACTATCTAACACGGGTTCGGGATTCTGCTGCTTGCCGTCTACCATTGGCGAAATCACGCCTGTATAATCTCCATAGCCCTCTGCATCATGTCGGGCTTGTACGATATAATGGAATATACCATCCGGCTTGTATACGAGCGGCAGGTACAGTATCGCTTTCTGCATCGCATAGGGCGGCTGTTGCAAGGTCCACCAGGTATCCGGTTTACCCTTGATCCAATGCCCAAAAGCCTGTACAATCGGGAAAAACTTGCGTCTCGGATCTTGGTCTCGATACTTCACACCCACTTCATAAATCTTTAGCATCTTGTTATCAATGGCATCCTGGACAAATACATAGTGCTCACTATCCGGATTGTAACTAATCTCA
This sequence is a window from Candidatus Cloacimonadota bacterium. Protein-coding genes within it:
- a CDS encoding NAD(P)H-hydrate dehydratase → MQRILNSKEMKNMDTQTIKELGIPSRILMETAGAHCAEAIIHNCQQHLDMNTLILCGSGNNGGDGYVIARNLLSFGINVLIMSLANGKMSEETRLNRELCEKLEIPILEVFDDDSAETALWQLTGSISLIVDAVFGIGFKGILPKHISYLFSVLNTLQACKVAIDIPSGLCADTGNGECLKMDYTIVIEELKYGHLLQNGRLNCGELLMVPIGIPVQYKSRVKSFLYNDLDLPQRPVDAHKGTFGRVVIFGGSLGYTGSARLAALSALRGGAGLVYLYTRKEILPYYADKADEIMNFAIPEDAKGLPDEAVIMEILAKADAICIGCGMGLDEYALRLLQIVLKHSKKPTVIDADAITLLAQNPGFPDGAHKRKMVLTPHKAEFCRIAGISLKKLDADLISAVSKLQSTLGCSIFLKGHSSIYVSKEETHIVCAGNDALATGGSGDILAGLIASFAAQGAFLSHAVCTASLLIGKTAVKLCETRSSFTVLPTDIIEHIGDRYE
- a CDS encoding HAMP domain-containing histidine kinase; this encodes MKQVLRNSISTGNQQKRTNRFHVLRLYLVLGSLFIFVFFALYTQVLIQKAKQEQEFVPRIFAKYIAYTDGYLRLAEKYAQLLTEVSSKYLQFTAKRDFQQQLWDYISTEFMSENPIPIIVTDENLMPLVWKNVSVSTDSLYEDLSHQSRLRLGELLGSMIQTPLVDDGRLTGYAFYSKPISFEQFIRNIDYEIIVTDRNREPLYWRNVGIDESSRFHQLDIDDQFSLLSQQSSMKEIPLSNEADSLGYIYFTNPQSLSYIRYIIILELFLALMVVFFGSYGLLLLKRSEKDTLWVSLAKETAHQFGTPITSLMGWIDYMAESPAEGVKRPDMSQILDFMRADLKHLRNIASRFGKVGSITKLEAKELNSILYEIVEYFRNRMPHLGSRIDIHLISKIEHIEVMMDVELIKWTLENLIKNCVDAMSGKGGNIIITATQKYPFVYVHIRDEGKGIPRGHWKKVFDPGVTSKTRGWGLGLSLAKRIIEEYHQGKIRVVESALNEGTTIEIRLYNAKHYKK
- the mazG gene encoding nucleoside triphosphate pyrophosphohydrolase, with product MSKFQSLVEIVASLRDPERGCPWDFKQTRESLVPNFIEELYEVVEAIEDKDYTALREELGDLMLHIVFQAQIASEEGNFDIEDVMSAICDKLVRRHPHVFGDVQVEDAESVKMNWERIKKKEKKERKSVLDGIPRSLPALIQAQRIQEKAASVGFDWPELKQVMAKIEEEYEELHEALAAEDRAAIEEELGDYIFSIVNLARKLGIDAEAALKATTRKFYRRFRHVEAQYSEDEIHEASLEELDFHWESAKTH